From the genome of Porphyromonadaceae bacterium W3.11:
GCCAAGACTCCTCTATTCCACCCATTCCCCAGATGAGAAATGTGGCGAGTGCGATGCCTAAGATGACCGGGACAAAGACACTTGAGACCTTATCTGCTATTCTCTGGATAGGAGCCTTTGTGGCTTGAGCTTGTCGGACAGAGGCAATAATGCGTCCTAATAAAGTCTCATCCCCGACCTTAGTTGCTTCGATAGTCGTAACAGTTCCGACAGAAATGGTACCAGAGAAGACCTCCTCTCCTCTCATCTTGCTTGCAGGGATAGGCTCTCCTGTTATAGTGCTTTCGTCGAAAGCTCCAGGCTCCTGAAGAAATCCATCCACGGGGACACGATCGCCGTTTCTAAGGCGGATATGATCACCAATGGCTATCTCCTCTACAGGGATCTCTACAAAGTCATCCCCTTTCTTGACTAATGCTGTTTCGGGGGTAAGAGCCATGAGGGAGCGAAGGGCATCATTAGTTTTGTGTTTAGCCCGCTCTTCAATATACTTCCCTAGAAGGACGAAACTCATAATCATCCCCACTACATCGAAGTAACTATTCCCAAATAGGCCTCCCATCTCTGGACGGTCTAGGATTAGGTAACGTACGACGCTGAAGAAATAAGCGACACTCACACTCATACTGATGAGTGTATCCATCGTAAAAGTGAGATGGCGTAATTGCTTCAGTGCTCTCTTATGGTAGTCAATAGCGGAGTAAAACATTATGAACGTAGCTCCTAAAGGTAAGAACCACGGAGAGAAAACATCTGCAATCCCCCATTCCTCTCCAAACATCTCCACGGCCATCATCATTATAGCGATGATAGCTGTGATGATGAGTTTACTAAGCACCTTCTTCAGTTCTTTGCTTTCACTCGCTATACGTTTGATATCTCTCGACTTTGCCTGCTCCTCGATAAGCATATCGTATCCGATGCTTCTTACATCATCACGTAAGGCTTCAGGAGAAGTTTCTTTCTCATTATAACGTACGGTGGTACGTCCCTCGAGGAGTTGGACAGAGGCATCCTCCACCCCTTTTGCTTTCTTGAGGCGGTTCTCAACGGCGGCCACGCAGCCTGCGCAGCTCATTCCTGTTACGGTAAAGCTCTTTTCTGTCATGAGAATAGTATTTGTGTATAGCGGGTATCGCTAATGTTTTTTTAGGATTTTTCTTTGATCTTTATTTTATTCGTTGATGAGCAACTCGAAGCCAAGTTCCTTGACTTCGTCACGTAATGCTTCAGGAGTAACCTCCTCTTCATTATACTTAATAGTAGCGTTCTTACCAGCAAGATCTGCGGATACACTCTGTACCCCTTTCATATTCTTGAGTCCCATCTCTACAGCTGACACACAGCCAGCACACTTCATTCCATTTACGGTAAATTTTTTCTCTGTCATAGTTTTGATGATTTTTAAGTGAAATAATTCAGTGGGATAACAAGGGCAAAATGCTTTACTTAACCTCCTCGTAGTCCACATACTCCCCGCCCTCCAGATCTAAGTGAGCGTCATTAATGAGCTCTACGCTGCTCTGCTCTGGTCGGGTTCGCTTCCGTACACGCTCAGATCGCTCCTGTTCTTCTTGATACTGTTTTTTCTGAGCTTTCTGAGTTTGGTTGATTTTATATGCAGCACGGACTAATCTCCAGTTTTTTATCAATAGATAGGCGACTAGTATTATTGGCAGTAAGATAATCAGTAAAAAAAAATACATCCCTAGTTATATCTAATATTATATATATACATTCATTATAAAGCAAATATAAGCTTTTTCATTGTTTTCAAAATAGTTAAGTGCAATTCTTATGCCAAATACATCTTTTTGGCAGTCTCTCTCTGCGTGAATAGCCACCTCATTATATCTCCTTGAATTTAGACGTAACTAAGTTGCTATGGTTACCCCCTATGGAAATGATTAATAAAAGAAGCCCCAGTTAATGCTCTATCAGGTCCTACTTAATCCATCAGAGTATCGCATACATTTATAAGCCTTCATTCGTGGTCGGATAATAGTAACAAAATGAAAGGTGGCTGTTGTGAGAAGGGGCTTAAAAGGGGCGAAAATTCTTCCTATAGGAAACGCATCTTCTTCTCATAGGAAAAAATTATCGTTCCTATAGGAAGCGTAACTCCATTATATAACTAAACCTTTTCTGGTTTTTATCTTCCTAAAAAGTCAGACATAGTTACGTTTTATCATACACTGTCGCATGAGATAGCACAACTCTGATAAAGTTGTCATTATCTTTTGATGTATTCTCCTCTATTTCAATCATAAATATCATCTCCACGTGTATTTCGTGTCACCCCAAAGAGCAAAGACATTCAAGACTACAAAGGTCTAGGTCGTACCTAAATGTGGCTATTTCTGATAGATAATATACATAAAAGAGGGGATGTCAATTATAGAGAATTATATAGACCTTTGCATATCGTTATTTGAACAGAATATAAACCCTCTTATTAATCAAACATGAATAAAATAACTACTTTACTAATCTTAACCCTCACACTACCTCTATTATTTGTTAGTTGTAAGGACGATGGCAAAAAAGAGAATAATCATCAGGATGACATGGTGATACTTGATGTTGACGACCTAGTCAATCAAGCAGATAATTTGGTGGACTCCGTAGTCACCGTAGAAGGACTTTGCACACATATATGTGCACACGGTGGTGGTAAGATATTCCTAATGGGCAGTGATGAATCTATCTCTCTACGTGCAGAAGCTGGCGAGGCGATTGGTAGTTTTTCGCAAGAAACGGTAGGCAGCATGGTTCGGGTAGAAGGGATACTCAAGGAGAATCGCATCGACGAAGAATATCTTGCTCAATGGGAAGCACAGATTGCGGCTGAAATGGCTGAAAAACATGGAGAGGAAGGTGAGAGCGGATGTAGTGCTGATAAGAAAGCAAACGCCGAAGATCCATCTGATAGCGTCTCCGAACGTATCGCTAACTTTAGAACTCGCATAGCAGAACGAGCTGAAAAAGAGGGCAAAGCATACATTAGCCTTTATTATCTGGAAGCCACCTCATACAAGATTCTAGATAACGAGGAGTGAGTAAACGAGATCCAACTCAAATCTTATGAAACAATCTTCTCCTACAAAAAAGGGTTCAGCGAAAATAAACCGATGGCTAAGGCTTATCCATCGAGACTTATCATTTTTCTTCGCTGGTGTGATCATTATATATGCTCTATCAGGCATTATGATGAATCACAGATCCACCATTAACCCACACTACAGTGTCACCAGACAGGAGGTTCAATTCTTTGAAAAAGCACCCATCTCAAAAAACGGGGTCCAAAAGGATGATATTCTTAAGGAGTTAGAAAAACTTGGAGAAAAGAATAATTACACAAAGCACTTTTTCCCATCAGAGACATCGATGAAGATCTTCCTAAAAGGTGGCTCGACCATTGAAGTAGATCTCTCCTCGGGTAATGCTGTGTATGATAGACTTAGGAAGCGACCACTCCTGAGTCAATTCGTACGTCTCCATTACAATCCTGGCCATTGGTGGACCTACTTCTCAGATCTATTTGCTCTCAGTTTGATTATCATTACATTGACAGGGCTATTCTTGGTCAAAGGAAAGCGAGGGCTGAAGGGTCGTGGAGGAATTCTCTTTCTTATAGGTATCGCTATTCCCATTGCTTTCTTACTCCTCTAAACGGATATAGTCCCACCCTTGAAAGGAGTAAATCAGTTCTTGTCTTAGGAAATAGTAGCCCTCTCAATGTAGATCGCTACTATACAGAGAGAATTAGAGCGATAGAATTTCGAAAACTCTTAAAGAGTCTACGGCTGTAGAAGCCTAACATCAATATATACCTTATTATACCTCACCTTCTCGTGAGTATAATAAGGTATTCTTGATGCAAAGCATAGGTCTCAAAACATTCTACCGCCACTTTCGAATCATTCTACCGGTACTTTCAAAAGATTCTATATAGGTACCCTCGAAATAACATACAGCTCGAGATATGAGTAATAACCTATTTCTAAAGGTTCTAATCCCCCATCACTAATAAGCTTTGCTAGATTACGGAATTAAGAGTAATTTTGTGGAGATAGGAATGTAGCATTGTTCCCTTCATCAGAATTCAATTTTTAATATGTATCGTATGAAACCAGACGTGGTAATGAACTTCCGTGGGAAGCCTTATAATATGACAGAGGAGCCTCTAGTGATGGGGATCCTAAACCATACACCGGACTCCTTTTACTCTCAGAGTCGGGTAGATGGAGAGAAGATGATCCACGATCGTATTGAACAGATCCTAAGCGAAGGAGCCTCAATTATTGACGTCGGTGGCTATAGCTCACGACCTGATGCCTCGGATGTATCACCTGAGGAGGAATGGAAGAGGGTTAAGCAGGTCCTATCAATCATTAGGCAAAGCTACCCAGATGTTCCTGTCAGCGTGGATACATTCCGTGCCGAAGTTGCCAGACGATCAATCGAAGAGGGTGATGCTGACATCATCAATGATGTCAGTGGCGGGATCATTGATCCTGAGATGCTTTCCACGATAGCTCAGCTACAGGTTCCTTACATTCTGATGCATATGCGTGGTACACCGAAGACGATGCAGAAGTTATGTGGCTATGAGGGGCGTGTCGCAGATGGTGTAATCAATGAATTACTGGTAACAATCCAGAAGTTAGAAGAATTAGGACTGAAGAGGGAAAATATCATCTTAGACCCAGGCTTTGGCTTCAGTAAAACTACTGAGCAAAATTATGAACTCATGGCTGATCTGGATAAGTTTATTGCTCTCGACTTCCCTCTATTGGTAGGCATCAGCCGTAAGAGTATGATCTATCGTTTATTCGGAACAACGCCACAGGAGGCTCTGAATGGGACGTCTATCCTGAATACTATATCATTGATGAAGGGCACACATATCATCAGGGTACACGATGTACGTGAAGCTGTGGAGGCGGTTAAGATCACGAGTGAGCTTAGACGATTAAGACACCAAAATGCTCAACCTTTTGTAGCTAAGTAAGTCCTCAAAAAAAATTATTATAAATTATGGAGTGGTTACCTTTTTCCTTTATTGATTTTCTAGATATCATACTGGTAGGGCTTATGCTCTACTATACGTACGATATGCTTCGTAAGAGCGGGAGTGGGAACCTCTTCATAGGCGTGATCTCACTCATTATCATCTGGATACTTACCACCCAACTCTTCAAGATGAAAGTATTGGGGGGTATCCTTGATGCCGTGATGGGAGGGGTAGTCGTTATTGTCGTAATATTATTCCAAGAGGAGATTCGGCGCTTCCTCAACATGCTGGGCTCTACAGGAAGGTGGCGTTTCTTGAGGCGACTATTCAAGCAAAATCGGAAGGAAAAGGAAGAGAAAGAGTCCTCCTTTGTGGCGATGCTCTCATTTGCCTGCTCCAACATGGCTAGAAAAAAGACGGGGGCTCTGATTGTGATAGAGCAAGAGATCAGCCTTGAGGCCTATGCACATACTGGGGAGATTCTTAACGCTGACGTGAACTCTCGACTCATAGAGAATATTTTCTTCAAGAACTCTCCGCTTCATGATGGGGCTATGATCATTAGGGA
Proteins encoded in this window:
- a CDS encoding heavy metal translocating P-type ATPase; its protein translation is MTEKSFTVTGMSCAGCVAAVENRLKKAKGVEDASVQLLEGRTTVRYNEKETSPEALRDDVRSIGYDMLIEEQAKSRDIKRIASESKELKKVLSKLIITAIIAIMMMAVEMFGEEWGIADVFSPWFLPLGATFIMFYSAIDYHKRALKQLRHLTFTMDTLISMSVSVAYFFSVVRYLILDRPEMGGLFGNSYFDVVGMIMSFVLLGKYIEERAKHKTNDALRSLMALTPETALVKKGDDFVEIPVEEIAIGDHIRLRNGDRVPVDGFLQEPGAFDESTITGEPIPASKMRGEEVFSGTISVGTVTTIEATKVGDETLLGRIIASVRQAQATKAPIQRIADKVSSVFVPVILGIALATFLIWGMGGIEESWLHGIYFAISVLCIACPCALGLATPTAITVAMGKASKEGLLIKDAVALEQLAKVTDVIYDKTGTLTEGEPKVVTYSGTMSATEEALLVRAEQQSSHPLGSAIIAHFSMMDSDAMPENIREVAGEGLQFSYQGEDYFIGNKKPNTSKEVEDLETKYPLATPVYYSKGNQLISLLIIEDTLRPDAREALQDLQKDTGVRIHLLSGDRTERAEALAKEVGIYSVQGGLSPLDKKDFISGLQAKGHIVAMVGDGINDSPALATADLSIAMSSGSNIATDVAQVTAIGGSPYALEKAIKLSKKTVRIIHQNFFWAFIYNFLAVPIAAGLFYPSLFVTPMIAAAAMAFSSICVVLNSLRLMR
- a CDS encoding heavy metal-associated domain-containing protein, translating into MTEKKFTVNGMKCAGCVSAVEMGLKNMKGVQSVSADLAGKNATIKYNEEEVTPEALRDEVKELGFELLINE
- a CDS encoding DUF4834 family protein → MYFFLLIILLPIILVAYLLIKNWRLVRAAYKINQTQKAQKKQYQEEQERSERVRKRTRPEQSSVELINDAHLDLEGGEYVDYEEVK
- a CDS encoding PepSY-associated TM helix domain-containing protein, translating into MKQSSPTKKGSAKINRWLRLIHRDLSFFFAGVIIIYALSGIMMNHRSTINPHYSVTRQEVQFFEKAPISKNGVQKDDILKELEKLGEKNNYTKHFFPSETSMKIFLKGGSTIEVDLSSGNAVYDRLRKRPLLSQFVRLHYNPGHWWTYFSDLFALSLIIITLTGLFLVKGKRGLKGRGGILFLIGIAIPIAFLLL
- the folP gene encoding dihydropteroate synthase, with the translated sequence MKPDVVMNFRGKPYNMTEEPLVMGILNHTPDSFYSQSRVDGEKMIHDRIEQILSEGASIIDVGGYSSRPDASDVSPEEEWKRVKQVLSIIRQSYPDVPVSVDTFRAEVARRSIEEGDADIINDVSGGIIDPEMLSTIAQLQVPYILMHMRGTPKTMQKLCGYEGRVADGVINELLVTIQKLEELGLKRENIILDPGFGFSKTTEQNYELMADLDKFIALDFPLLVGISRKSMIYRLFGTTPQEALNGTSILNTISLMKGTHIIRVHDVREAVEAVKITSELRRLRHQNAQPFVAK
- the cdaA gene encoding diadenylate cyclase CdaA; amino-acid sequence: MEWLPFSFIDFLDIILVGLMLYYTYDMLRKSGSGNLFIGVISLIIIWILTTQLFKMKVLGGILDAVMGGVVVIVVILFQEEIRRFLNMLGSTGRWRFLRRLFKQNRKEKEEKESSFVAMLSFACSNMARKKTGALIVIEQEISLEAYAHTGEILNADVNSRLIENIFFKNSPLHDGAMIIRDYSIVAAGCILPVAQGNDLPKEMGLRHRSGLGMSQQCDAKVIIISEERGKISLAHRGELLINIDINQLQRFLSSSFNQLSELGAVADAKTKV